From one Triticum urartu cultivar G1812 chromosome 3, Tu2.1, whole genome shotgun sequence genomic stretch:
- the LOC125544198 gene encoding ubiquitin-like modifier-activating enzyme atg7: MAAKAEVRPRPLELDPIASRVELAFWEDLRRLKLDVLGTDDSPIPITGYYTPCTHPKMSGLLRLGRESLVPPSANSFGSRNSCPVPGTLINTNNMRGLQNLDVEYLLREEAKKILHDIMHGKIEEDPSLLLRFLVISFADLKNWKIYYSVAFPSLVFKSEMTLLSLHSASLVLSQEEAKSLSKSLKEWRSSNETAGLPFFFVDISSDSCIAIRQLKDWRDCQDNGQKLLFGFYDHGCHQDPGWALRNYIAFLSLQLKIEKIQFLCYREKRSELDLEKSLIGEASFPQPHGWDDSDYVPEAIGWEGEKPGDGRKEKKLKEINLESMSPERRDEEQQLMHLKLMGWRHFPVDLEKLSGIRCLLLGAGTLGCEVSRLLMTWGVRKLTVVDGGHVSMPDVLKQSLYIDDDCGVPRATAIVSHLKERCPAVDVEAIQMEIPAPGNPVSPSVLDDCERLQTLVASSDVVFLLTDTWESRWFPTLLCANENKMAITAALGHDSYLVMRHGAGPGTRIGNMDDVIAQIQNLSTEDALGRQRLGCCFCNDTTSLFNSVSDETVALPGLTSIVSGKAVELFARMLHHPEGIHAPGDMAGMDTEHQLGLLPHQMRGSLPRCDLSTVISNSSNNCTACSNIVLSEYRREGLNFVMQAINQPTYLKDLTGISNLIKSDTCLKLPASLPVNPGKLSSARCLLLGAGTLGCDVARILMDYGVRNLTIVDSGCVVVSNLARQSLYTTKDRKTPKATAVLEHLKERCSSVEVEGIQMEIPMPGHPVSSKEAAGVLKACERLQELVATHDAVFLLTDTRESRWLPTLLCANENKIAITAALGYDSYLAMRHGAGPGTNSEGSDMVAAMNKLSAEDVLGGQRLGCYFCNDVIAPVDSVSNRTLDQQCTVTRPGLASIASGHAADLFTRLLNHPDGIHAPGDIAGTSSERPSGLLPHQMRGSLSQYSLLTLMGYSSSSCIACSNAVLREYRSRGLDFVMQVINEPTYLEDLTGLTELMKSADYSRVEWVDEVDNDEEFADM; encoded by the exons ATGGCGGCGAAGGCGGAGGTGCGGCCGCGGCCGCTGGAGTTAGACCCCATCGCGAGCCGCGTCGAGCTGGCGTTCTGGGAGGACCTCCGCCGACTCAAGCTCGACGTCCTCGGCACCGACGACTCCCCCATCCCCATCACCG GTTACTATACTCCATGCACACATCCAAAAATGTCGGGCCTCTTAAGGCTGGGCCGAGAATCATTAGTGCCACCATCTGCCAACTCCTTTGGCTCTAGGAACTCTTGTCCAGTCCCAGGGACCCTCATAAACACGAATAACATGAGAGGGTTACAAAACCTAGATGTGGAGTATCTACTGagagaagaagcaaagaag ATCTTGCACGACATTATGCATGGTAAAATAGAAGAGGATCCTTCTCTGCTACTGAGGTTCCTTGTGATATCATTCGCGGATCTGAAGAATTGGAAGATCTATTACAGTGTTGCATTCCCCTCATTGGTTTTCAAGTCTGAAATGACTTTGCTCAGCCTGCATAGTGCCTCACTGGTGCTTAGTCAAGAGGAG GCAAAATCATTGTCTAAGTCACTGAAAGAGTGGCGCAGTTCAAATGAAACAGCAG GTCTTCCATTTTTCTTTGTCGATATATCCTCGGATTCTTGTATTGCTATAAGGCAACTCAAGGATTGGAGAGATTGCCAGGACAATGGCCAAAAG CTTCTATTTGGATTTTATGATCATGGTTGTCATCAAGATCCTGGCTGGGCTCTTAGAAACTACATTGCATTCCTTAGTCTGCAGTTGAAAATTGAGAAGATTCAGTTCTTATGCTACCGAGAAAAACGATCGGAGCTTGATCTAGAGAAATCCCTTATTGGCGAAGCATCATTTCCACAACCTCATG GCTGGGATGACTCTGATTATGTGCCTGAAGCTATTGGATGGGAAGGAGAAAAGCCTGGGGATggaaggaaagaaaagaaactgAAAGAAATCAATCTTGAATCAATGAGCCCAGAAAG GCGGGATGAAGAACAACAACTGATGCACTTGAAGCTTATGGGATGGCGGCATTTCCCTGTTGATTTGGAGAAGTTATCTGGCATTCGATGTCTTCTGTTGGGTGCTGGAACTCTTGGATGTGAAGTTTCTCGCTTACTCATG ACCTGGGGTGTACGGAAACTAACAGTGGTTGACGGTGGTCATGTTTCTATGCCTGATGTACTCAAACAATCACTCTACATAGATGACGATTGTGGTGTCCCAAGAGCCACCGCAATAGTTTCACATCTAAAAGAGAGATGCCCTGCAGTG GACGTCGAAGCCATCCAGATGGAAATACCAGCGCCTGGGAATCCGGTTTCTCCAAGTGTGCTTGATGATTGTGAGCGTCTTCAAACATTAGTAGCTTCTAGTGATGTGGTCTTCTTGTTGACTGACACATGGGAGAGCAGATGGTTTCCAACTCTTTTGTGTGCAAACGAAAACAAG ATGGCCATCACTGCAGCATTAGGACATGACAGTTACCTTGTCATGCGACATGGTGCTGGTCCAGGAACAAGAATTGGAAATATGGATGACGTGATTGCTCAGATACAGAATTTATCCACTGAAGATGCTCTCGGTCGTCAAAGATTGGGGTGCTGTTTCTGCAACGATACGACTTCCCTTTTCAAT TCAGTCTCTGATGAAACAGTAGCACTACCTGGGTTGACCTCCATTGTATCCGGCAAAGCGGTGGAGCTCTTTGCGAGGATGTTACATCATCCAGAGGG GATACATGCTCCAGGAGATATGGCTGGTATGGATACTGAACATCAGCTTGGTTTATTGCCGCACCAGATGCGAGGATCACTCCCGCGGTGTGATTTATCAACTGTGATAAGCAATTCCTCAAACAATTGTACTGCATGTTCTAATATT GTACTGTCTGAATATAGAAGAGAAGGGTTGAATTTTGTCATGCAAGCCATTAACCAACCAACATATTTAAAGGACCTTACAGGCATTTCTAATTTGATAAAGTCGGACACTTGTTTGAAATTGCCAGCCAGCCTCCCTGTAAATCCTGGGAAGTTGTCTAGTGCTCGATGTTTACTTTTAGGTGCTGGAACTCTTGGGTGCGATGTTGCTCGTATTCTTATG GATTATGGTGTTCGGAATCTAACAATTGTTGACAGTGGTTGTGTTGTTGTGTCAAATTTGGCAAGACAATCACTTTACACAACTAAAGACCGCAAGACCCCAAAAGCGACAGCGGTACTGGAGCATCTAAAAGAGAGATGTTCGTCAGTG GAGGTTGAAGGAATTCAAATGGAAATACCGATGCCAGGGCACCCTGTATCATCTAAAGAAGCTGCTGGTGTGCTTAAAGCTTGCGAGCGTCTCCAGGAGTTAGTAGCTACCCATGATGCTGTCTTCTTGCTGACTGACACAAGGGAAAGTAGGTGGCTGCCAACGCTTCTCTGTGCGAATGAAAACAAG ATTGCTATTACTGCAGCCCTAGGATATGATAGCTACCTTGCCATGCGACATGGAGCTGGTCCAGGAACAAATTCTGAAGGTTCAGATATGGTTGCTGCCATGAACAAGCTGTCTGCAGAAGATGTTCTTGGGGGTCAAAGACTGGGGTGCTATTTCTGCAATGACGTTATCGCTCCTGTTGAT TCGGTCTCCAACCGAACGCTGGACCAACAGTGTACAGTAACACGACCTGGACTGGCCTCCATTGCATCTGGCCATGCTGCTGACCTCTTCACAAGACTGTTAAATCATCCAGATGG GATACATGCTCCAGGAGATATCGCTGGCACAAGCAGTGAGCGTCCGTCTGGTCTATTGCCACACCAGATGCGAGGATCACTATCGCAGTACAGCTTATTAACTCTCATGGGCTATTCCTCGAGCAGCTGTATCGCATGTTCCAATGCG GTATTGCGTGAATACAGGAGTAGAGGATTGGATTTTGTGATGCAGGTGATCAACGAACCAACCTACCTGGAAGACCTGACGGGCTTGACGGAGTTGATGAAATCGGCAGATTATTCTCGAGTCGAGTGGGTCGATGAAGTTGACAACGATGAGGAGTTTGCCGACATGTGA